GGAGCCAGAAGCGTCTCGAACGTATAGACGACATCTCGGGCCGTCAACTCTCGCCCGTCGTGAAAGCGCACGCCCCGACGTAAATGGAAGGTGTAGGTTCTCCCGTCTCCAGCTACCTCCCAGCGCTCAGCCAGCTCAGGTACGATCTCGAATCGGTCGTCTTTTTGCACGAGAGTGTTGAACAGAAGTTGCTGAATCCGCGCCGTTACCGCATTTGTCGGGCCTCGTGGATCAAAGGTGAGCGGAGGCGTCTCCACGGCGATGATCAGCTCGTTGTCCGACGCGGGATTGGTTCGGCACCCGATCGCAAGGCATGTTCCCATGACGACGATACAAATGAGCAGGCGACGCCACGCACCCGGTTTTATTGTCTGGACGGCCGTCGTCGGCCGGGCCAGGATGTGTCGAGATGAAGCGGGTTTCGATCTCATCACCCTCAGGGCCGACAGGTTTGCTGCAGCGGAAGGATGGAAGGTGAATGGAGCTGGACAAAAATTATGCAACTTGCTAGATGTTGCTGAAATTGTGTCACTTAATGATGCCGAGATGAGGCTTTTCCACAGACTTTTCCACAGGTTGCTGTGGAAAAATTTTCCTTTGACGACAGCGTCACTCATGGCGTGGACCCGACCCAGGACTCACGAGTGCGCTCATTTCACCGAGCAGGCGGAGATAGGAGGGAATCGCGGGAGGCACGGCTGTTTCTGGTTGAGAGCTTTGACGGGAAGCGTGATGGGCGGCGAGCAGGTCGAGCGTGCCCAGCACTCCCCAGGGGCTCGTCAGTTTCACCTCCACACCAGTAGTTTCCTTTTTCCCCAGACCGAAGACAGGGGGATTCCATTCCGCTTCCAGTGCCCGGATCAAAGGATCGGTGGAGGGCAAAGCTCCGAGCAAACCCCGAACGGCAGGCATACGGAAGATGCCCGGACTCATGAAGAGAGCAAGGCCCGCTGTTCCGGGCGATGGCAGATGGCTGGTGAGGGTAGCACTACGGCCCTGAGTGCGAGCGGCCTCGCGGGCGTCAACGACTCGTTTGACTGCTTCGGTGGACGCAAGGACGGCGATGTCTTTGAGGACAGTGACCGACAGCGTGGGATCAATCGGATAAATGGTCACCGACTTATACGTCACCGGGGCCGCCGTCAGTCCCCCTTGATTCTTCATCCGCTGGTAAATCTTCTCCGCAACGGTCGAAAGCGTTCGCGAGTCAGTCACCGTCAGCAAAATCACCCGTTCGAGATCTGCCGACGTCGCCTGGGTTCGGGGAATATAAGCGAGCGCGAACTCGTTACCTAACGAGGCGATCAGCTCGGCTCGAATGCGAAATCCGAGGTCCGTCTCCAGCCTGGCAATGGCATCCTCCGCCGTTTGACCCCCAAGTTGCATTCGGATCAAGGGGCCGAGCGTCGTCAACAAGGCGTCGTAAAGCTGATTGAGGTTAGTGCCGACAGTCATGCTGAGGACCGCATCGTCGGGAATCGAAGAGAGAGCGGCAAAGGGGACAGTGGGAATATCCAACAAGGCCGTGATGAGATTCTTTCGCTGGCCATCAACAATGAGGTGGAACTCATCGGTCACCGCTTTATCGGTAAAGTTTGTGGTGAACGTCGCTGCCTTGAGCGCCGAAATGCCGGCGAACTGGAGAGCCGGAACAAGCAACGAGACGCCCCCGCGTCCGGGATTGGCAGCCAGCATGGCGATAAGAAAGTTGGACAGCTTCTCGAGATTGATGAATCCCCTCAGGGGAACCGGGGAGGATTTCTCAATCGTCCCTTGATACAGGGGATTGTCGGCGAGCGACGGCTTCACGCCGATGCCATCAATAATCCTTTCGACGGCCGAGGGGTGTCCGAGCAGGAGAAATTTCTCTCTTCGGGCGAGACTCAGCTTTTCGCCGACAAACAGACGATCTACGGTCGTAATCCTGGCTCCCTTTCGCTCAACCGTTGTGGGCGCGAAAGCCGCATGTCTCTCTTCAAATCGCCGTATGGCTTCGTCCAGCAGACCTGGATTTCCAATTTCCGCAACCAGGGCGGCGGCGGGCAATGCCATTGCCGATCCGGGCCGATCAAAGAAAACATAGGCCAGCCGACCCGGCACGGGTTGAATCGCTTCGACAGTGTCCTGAATCGAGCGGCTCAGGGGAGAGTCCGGTGAGGTGGATCGAACGAGCCGGTAAAAGCGATTCTGCGAAAATCCGTTTCTCAATCCCGCGAGGTCCTCGATGAAGACAATAGCCAAAGCATCCGCGGGCACTATGGATTCCAGTCGCGTGGTTTGAGATGGGCTCGTCGCCCGCTGGGATTGAGACTGAAACCCGACCGTGCTGATCTGGCCGAGGGTCAGAACTAAAACGAAAAGAGAGACTCGGCTGCTCATGTGCGACCCCTCCTGCTCTGCCCGTACAGGGCGTCGGTCATCCGTTGTTCGGGCATCTCTGGCATCTCCAGTACCCGTCACCGCAGGGCGAGATTCTAGCAGAGGGGCAGGCCCAGGACTAGCCGATTTCTACGATGCCCGCTTGACAGGTTGGTCTTTCACTCTCATAATCGGCACTCTTGTTTTATCCGGAATACAAATCACGCGGGATAGAAGTGGTGTGAAGGCGGTGCCTCTCTCCGTGCAACCGAATGAAAGAGCGAGCGGGGAGAAGTTTGGAACAGCGGGGGAACCCTTCTCTCCAGGAGGAGGGAAAATCCACAACGGAGGTGAAACCCGGTGGCGAACCAGCTCTTTGCGAAAAAATCCATTGACGATCTTCGTGCCGAAGCTGCCAATGAGGAGCACGGATTGAAGCGTGCGCTCGGCCCGCTCAATCTCACGACCCTGGGAATTGGCGCAATCATCGGTGCGGGGATCTTCGTGCTGACGGGGAATGCGGCGGCGCAGTATGCCGGCCCGTCCATTGTGCTCTCTTTTGTCCTGGCCGGCATCGGTTGTGTTTTCGCCGGCCTTTGTTACGCCGAGATGGCTGCGATGATCCCCATCGCCGGTAGCGCCTATACCTATTCCTACGCCACAATGGGGCAGTTTTTCGCCTGGATCATCGGCTGGGACCTGATCCTCGAGTATTCGCTTGGGGCGGCCACGGTGGCCATCGGCTGGTCGGGCTATTTCGTCAGCTTCCTCAAAGATTTCGGCATCATCGTCCCGCCGGAGCTGACGGCAGCCACGGGGACCAGATTGATCAACGTCCCCGGTCAGGGATGGACGACGTTCACCACGGCGCTGGCCGACACATTGCAAAAACAAGGCATTGATCCCAGTACCTTGCCCCAGGTCACGGCGATTGTGAACCTCCCGGCCATATTGGTGATTGCGCTGGTGACGATTCTTCTGGTGATCGGGATCAAGGAGTCGGCCAATGTCAACACGGCCGTCGTGATCCTCAAAGTCTCCATCCTTCTGATCTTCGCGGCGGCGGGACTCGTCTTCTTGCTTCAGCATCCCGATGTCTGGCGGGAGAACTGGAAAGAGTTCATCCCTCCCAATACGGGTGAATTCGGACATTTCGGCTGGAGTGGGATCTTGCGCGGTGCGGGCGTCATCTTCTTCGCCTATATCGGATTTGATGCCGTTTCGACGGCCGCCCAGGAGGCCAAGAACCCTCAGCGGGACATGCCCATAGGAATCCTTGGGAGCCTGGCCATCTGCACGATCATTTACATTCTCGTCTCGGGGGTGCTCACGGGCATCGTTCATTATTCCCGGTTGCTCGTACCTGATCCGGTGGCGGTGGGCATTGACGCGACGGGATTCACCTGGCTGGCACCGTTTGTGAAAATCGGCGCCGTCGGCGGGTTGTTCTCGGTCATTCTGGTGATGCTACTCGGGCAGCCGCGCATCTTCTGGACAATGGCGCGTGATGGGCTGCTCCCGCAGGCTTTCGCCCGCGTGCATCCCCGATTCAAGACGCCGCACATCACCACCATCATCACCGGCGTCGCCGTAGCCATCGCTGCCGGGATGTCGCCAATTCATGTTGTGGGTGAACTGGTGAGCATCGGGACGCTCCTGGCCTTCGTGCTGGTATGTTCGGGGGTGCTGGTCTTGCGATACACTCAGCCGGATGCACCGCGTCCGTTTCGTGCTCCTGGAGTTCCGCTGACGCCGATCCTGGGTGTGCTCGTGTGCCTGGCACAAATGCTCGGATTGCCGAAAGCCACCTGGGAACGCCTGATCATCTGGATGGTACTCGGACTGCTCATCTATTTCTTCTACGGGATTCGTCGCAGCCGTGTGGCTCAGGTGACAGCATCGTAGCACGAAAGTTTGCCAGAAAAGCGCAGGCCGGAAAGCCTACATGTAACGCAGACTGTCTGGTCATGTAACGCGGACTTTCTAGCCTGCGAAACGAGAAAGCTGCAGGCTGGAAAGCCCGCGCCACATCACGCCACAACGGAGACAAAATCTATGACCGCAGCCGATCGAGCTGAGGCCAAAGCCGAGGGAAAGTTTGTACGGGGTCTGGGCCTGTTCGATTCCACGATGATCGTGGCGGGCTCGATGATCGGGTCCGGCATTTTCATCGTGTCGGCAGATATTGCCCGTCAGGTGGGATCGGCCGGATGGTTGCTGGTGGTATGGGCCGTCACCGGTGTTCTCACGCTCATGGCGGCGCTGACATACGGTGAGCTGGCCGCCATGATGCCCCGTGCAGGAGGACAGTATATCTATCTCCGGGAAGCTTATAGCCCGCTATGGGGATTTCTCTACGGCTGGACGCTCTTTCTCGTCATCCAGACGGGAACGATTGCAGCGGTGGCCGTCGCCTTCGCCCGATTTTTCGGCGTGCTCGTCCCCCAGGTCTCGGAAATGCGGAAATTTTTCGAGTGGGGACGATTCTCGTTGTCGCCGACAACGCT
This genomic window from Blastocatellia bacterium contains:
- a CDS encoding amino acid permease, with protein sequence MANQLFAKKSIDDLRAEAANEEHGLKRALGPLNLTTLGIGAIIGAGIFVLTGNAAAQYAGPSIVLSFVLAGIGCVFAGLCYAEMAAMIPIAGSAYTYSYATMGQFFAWIIGWDLILEYSLGAATVAIGWSGYFVSFLKDFGIIVPPELTAATGTRLINVPGQGWTTFTTALADTLQKQGIDPSTLPQVTAIVNLPAILVIALVTILLVIGIKESANVNTAVVILKVSILLIFAAAGLVFLLQHPDVWRENWKEFIPPNTGEFGHFGWSGILRGAGVIFFAYIGFDAVSTAAQEAKNPQRDMPIGILGSLAICTIIYILVSGVLTGIVHYSRLLVPDPVAVGIDATGFTWLAPFVKIGAVGGLFSVILVMLLGQPRIFWTMARDGLLPQAFARVHPRFKTPHITTIITGVAVAIAAGMSPIHVVGELVSIGTLLAFVLVCSGVLVLRYTQPDAPRPFRAPGVPLTPILGVLVCLAQMLGLPKATWERLIIWMVLGLLIYFFYGIRRSRVAQVTAS
- a CDS encoding DUF3352 domain-containing protein produces the protein MSSRVSLFVLVLTLGQISTVGFQSQSQRATSPSQTTRLESIVPADALAIVFIEDLAGLRNGFSQNRFYRLVRSTSPDSPLSRSIQDTVEAIQPVPGRLAYVFFDRPGSAMALPAAALVAEIGNPGLLDEAIRRFEERHAAFAPTTVERKGARITTVDRLFVGEKLSLARREKFLLLGHPSAVERIIDGIGVKPSLADNPLYQGTIEKSSPVPLRGFINLEKLSNFLIAMLAANPGRGGVSLLVPALQFAGISALKAATFTTNFTDKAVTDEFHLIVDGQRKNLITALLDIPTVPFAALSSIPDDAVLSMTVGTNLNQLYDALLTTLGPLIRMQLGGQTAEDAIARLETDLGFRIRAELIASLGNEFALAYIPRTQATSADLERVILLTVTDSRTLSTVAEKIYQRMKNQGGLTAAPVTYKSVTIYPIDPTLSVTVLKDIAVLASTEAVKRVVDAREAARTQGRSATLTSHLPSPGTAGLALFMSPGIFRMPAVRGLLGALPSTDPLIRALEAEWNPPVFGLGKKETTGVEVKLTSPWGVLGTLDLLAAHHASRQSSQPETAVPPAIPSYLRLLGEMSALVSPGSGPRHE